The Amycolatopsis sp. QT-25 genomic sequence CTGGTACAAGCTGATCGACACCGACCCGAACGTCGCGGTCGGCGTGCTGACGCCGCAAGTGGCCGCCACGATGCGCTCGTCGAAGCTGCACACCTGGTCGCTGGTGGGCGCGGAACTGGTCTACGTCGAGAATCCGACGTTCGGCCGGATCAAACCGGACGAGATCCTCGCGACGCTCGGTAAGCTCGCGCAGCTGGTGTCGCTGCTGCCGTTCCACCTCGGCGGTGGTCAGCCCGCCCCGCCACCGCCACCACAGCCGCAGTACCCGCAACAAGCCCAGTACCCGCAACAACCCCAGCATCCGCAGCAGCCGTATCCGCCGCAGAATCCCGGTTATCCGCAGCAGTATCCACCCCCACCGCAGTACGGCCCGCCGCCGTATCCGCCGCAGCAGCCGGGATATCCGCCGCCCCAATATCCGCATCCCCAGTACCCGCCGGCGCAGTACCCGCATCCCGGGTATCCGCCGCCGGGTTACCCGCCGCGCGGTTACTGACGTGCCTTGGCGCTTTCCGTCCACACTGGACTTTCGACGAAGTGGTTGTCGAATCTTTCCTGACTGTCCAAGAAACCTGGGACGGTCGCTTCGTCGTGGCCCACCTTTCCAGTAGGCGGAACCCCGAGGACCGGCGCAGTTTCGGGGTCACGCTGACCGGGCGCGGATTCGAGGTCGCCGACGCCGCGATGACCGAGCACGCGGCGAATGTCGCGAAGCTCCTGTCGCCACTGGGCGAGGACCTGGGTGTCCTGGACGCCGCGCTGCGCCGCCTGCTGGTGTCCTCGATGAAACCCGAAGGGGCCCTCCACCGCGTCACATGCGGTGAAAGGCCCCTTCGGTTCCCTGGAGCGATCAGCAGTACAGGTTGTTCCCGGGAGCGACGCCGAGGATGCCGGTGAACTGCTGGTACTTGTTCACGCGGCTCTGCACCTGGGCCGGGTTGCCGCCGTTGCACTCGATGCTTCCGTTGATGCTGCGGATGGTCTCACCGAAACCACGGCTGTTGACCATCGCGTCGTGCGGGGTCATCGTGCCGGGGCCGTTCTGGGTCATCCAGTACCAGATGCCGGTCTTCCAGGCGACCGCCGCGTCGTTCTGCACCAGCCACGGGTTGGTCAGCAGCGGCAGGCCCAGCGCGTCGCCGGCGGCCTTGTAGTTGAAGTTCCAGCTCAGCTGGATCGGGCCGCGGCCGTAGTACGCGGCGTTGCCCGCGGGGCAGCCGTACGACTGGCTCGTGTCGCAGTAGTGCGGGTAGTTGGCCTGGTTCTGTTCGACGATGTGGACGAGGCCGCCGGTTTCGTGGTTGACGTTCGCCAGGAAGGCGGCCGCTTCCTGCTTCTTCACCGTGTCGCTGCCCGTGCCGGCGAAGGCCGGGTACGCGCTGAGGGCGGTGACGAGGCCCTTGTAGGTGTAGAAGGGGTTCCGGCTCGGGAACATCTGATTGAACTGGGCCTCGCTGACCACGAAGCCGGACGGATCCGGCGGGTTGGTCGTGCCGCCGCAGGCGCCCTGATCGGCCCAGACCTGCGTTTTACCAGGGGTTTCGTTCTGTGTCCACCACTTCGCGGACCAGTTGTGCCCGTTGTGGGAGGCGGTGTTGC encodes the following:
- a CDS encoding glycoside hydrolase family 19 protein is translated as MSLRRILAAVAATFAATTVAVVVPAQSASAADCVAPWNASSVYRGGNTASHNGHNWSAKWWTQNETPGKTQVWADQGACGGTTNPPDPSGFVVSEAQFNQMFPSRNPFYTYKGLVTALSAYPAFAGTGSDTVKKQEAAAFLANVNHETGGLVHIVEQNQANYPHYCDTSQSYGCPAGNAAYYGRGPIQLSWNFNYKAAGDALGLPLLTNPWLVQNDAAVAWKTGIWYWMTQNGPGTMTPHDAMVNSRGFGETIRSINGSIECNGGNPAQVQSRVNKYQQFTGILGVAPGNNLYC